A stretch of Vicia villosa cultivar HV-30 ecotype Madison, WI unplaced genomic scaffold, Vvil1.0 ctg.001892F_1_1, whole genome shotgun sequence DNA encodes these proteins:
- the LOC131637033 gene encoding probable ubiquitin-conjugating enzyme E2 24 codes for MEAQMTDSDWETSSESSGSDDQEDIDFLYGGQAQSILSSLEESIGKIDDFLSFERTFAYGDVVRSLSDTSGQMGRVVGVDVTVDLENVRGNVVKNVNSKKLLKIRSISEGDCVVKGPWIGQVQRVVDRLTVLFDDGTKYDITTLEKDKILPQTPNFLEDSQYPYYPGQRVKVKSSAGSKSARWLCDNWRENHDEGTVCSVEAGLVYVNWATSILLGSNSNVNAPPARWQDSKNLTMLSCFSHANWQLGDWCMLPAADQKEQNEKTIRDSPDCYLPNKHSMAREYRRRNLNSSVEELFVIGKIKTKVDIIWQNGEVTLGSDSQNLIPVNVVNTHEFWPHQFVMEKGTSDDNDDKHSNQRWGVVLSVDAKEHTVNVQWRTVPTSEPNDNDLVGEPTLETVSAYELVEHPDFSCCFGDIVFKTAQKHVDGYRAEKNSANSMSDLNVEVPLIKLNQINNYQNKSKDNCHLSCIGNVSGFKDGLVEVKWATGLTTKVAPYEIFRIDKHEGSTATPVSYETNVADLTQDKCDKHPGESSSFSLPQAAFELFSSIKADVFQKLGLTSFYGAVSTVPTFEEGNEHNFLDKKDLETCNPDTNSLPVSSLQSNEDSTPHREVFTRIHEMIDVSVSLNSNCSDQLKQFDVIDTCSDHHFFNEGKGLPLSQVKKDWAKKVQQEWSILEKNLPETIYVRVFEERMDLMRAVIVGAPGTPYHDGLFFFDVCFPPEYPSEPPMVHYISGGLRVNPNLYESGKVCLSLLNTWSGAATEVWNPGSSTVLQVLLSLQALVLNEKPYFNEAGYDQQIGRAEGEKNSVSYNENAFLLTSKSMLYLLRNPPKHFEALVEEHFRQRAEHILNACKACLEGGSIGGEKSEHENQKGTSAGFKIMLAKLFPKLVEAFSGKGIDCSKFVDMQK; via the exons ATGGAAGCTCAAATGACTGATTCGGATTGGGAGACTTCGAGCGAGAGCAGTGGCAGTGATGATCAAGAGGATATTGATTTTCTATATGGTGGCCAAGCTCAGAGCATATTGTCTAGTTTAGAGGAAAGCATTGGGAAGATCGATGATTTTCTCTCATTTGAGAGAACATTTGCTTATGGCGATGTCGTCCGTTCCTTGTCAGACACGTCTGGACAGATGGGGAGGGTCGTTGGTGTGGACGTGACGGTGGATTTGGAAAATGTTCGAGGAAACGTAGTAAAAAACGTGAACTCCAAGAAACTTCTGAAGATTCGTTCCATTTCGGAAGGTGATTGTGTGGTCAAAGGGCCGTGGATTGGTCAGGTTCAAAGGGTAGTGGACAGGTTAACTGTGTTGTTTGACGATGGGACGAAGTACGATATCACTACCTTGGAAAAAGATAAGATTTTACCACAAACTCCAAATTTTCTTGAAGATTCGCAGTATCCGTACTATCCAGGGCAGAGAGTGAAAGTTAAGTCCTCGGCCGGTTCTAAATCGGCCAGATGGCTATGTGACAATTGGAGAGAGAATCATGATGAAGGAACTGTTTGTTCCGTGGAAGCAGGTTTGGTTTATGTTAATTGGGCTACGTCGATTCTTCTGGGTTCTAATTCGAACGTGAATGCTCCTCCCGCGCGCTGGCAAGATTCCAAAAACTTGACCATGTTGTCGTGTTTTTCGCATGCAAACTGGCAACTCGGTGACTGGTGCATGCTTCCAGCTGCAGACCAAAAGGAACAGAATGAAAAGACGATACGAGATTCACCTGATTGTTATCTTCCTAATAAGCATAGTATGGCTAGAGAATATCGGAGAAGAAACCTTAACTCTAGCGTGGAAGAATTGTTTGTTATCGGTAAGATAAAGACCAAAGTCGATATTATTTGGCAAAACGGCGAAGTTACTTTGGGGTCAGATTCTCAGAACTTAATCCCTGTGAATGTCGTAAACACTCATGAGTTTTGGCCTCATCAGTTTGTGATGGAAAAAGGTACttctgatgataatgatgataagCATAGCAATCAAAGATGGGGCGTTGTTCTATCGGTCGATGCAAAAGAGCATACCGTAAACGTACAATGGAGAACAGTTCCGACATCTGAGCCAAATGATAATGATTTGGTTGGAGAACCAACATTGGAAACAGTGAGTGCGTACGAACTTGTAGAACACCCGGATTTTTCCTGTTGTTTTGGTGATATTGTGTTCAAGACGGCTCAAAAGCATGTTGATGGTTACCGAGCTGAGAAAAATAGTGCAAATTCAATGAGTGACTTGAATGTAGAAGTTCCTCTCATAAAACTGAATCAAATCAACAACTACCAGAATAAGTCCAAAGATAACTGTCACCTATCCTGCATCGGCAATGTTTCTGGTTTCAAAGATGGTCTCGTCGAGGTGAAATGGGCTACTGGTTTAACGACTAAG GTTGCGCCGTATGAAATTTTTCGTATTGATAAGCACGAAGGATCAACTGCAACTCCTGTTTCTTATGAAACAAATGTTGCAGACTTGACTCAAGATAAATGCGATAAGCATCCAGGAGAGAGTAGTTCCTTTTCCCTTCCTCAAGCTGCCTTTGAACTTTTCTCCAGCATTAAAGCCGACGTATTTCAAAAACTTGGCTTGACATCGTTTTATGGAGCTGTTTCCACAGTCCCTACATTTGAAGAGGGAAATGAGCACAATTTTCTcgacaaaaaagatttggaaactTGTAACCCTGACACTAATTCACTTCCAGTGAGTTCGTTGCAGTCTAATGAAGACTCGACGCCACATCGTGAAGTTTTTACTAGGATTCATGAGATGATTGATGTCTCGGTTTCTTTAAACAGCAACTGTTCAGATCAGTTGAAACAGTTCGACGTAATCGATACTTGCTCAGACCACCACTTTTTCAACGAGGGAAAAGGGTTGCCATTATCTCAG GTTAAGAAAGATTGGGCGAAAAAGGTGCAGCAAGAATGGAGCATCCTCGAGAAAAATCTTCCCG AAACTATTTACGTCCGTGTTTTCGAAGAAAGAATGGATCTCATGCGAGCAGTCATTGTTGGTGCGCCAGGGACACCTTATCACGACGGCTTGTTTTTTTTCGATGTATGTTTCCCTCCTGAATATCCCAGCGAACCACCG ATGGTACACTACATTTCTGGCGGGTTACGAGTAAATCCTAATCTGTACGAGTCAGGGAAAGTGTGTTTAAGTCTCCTAAACACATGGAGCGGTGCCGCGACCGAAGTCTGGAACCCCGGATCTTCCACGGTTCTTCAAGTCCTTCTCTCTTTGCAAGCTCTCGTCCTCAACGAGAAGCCTTATTTCAACGAGGCTGGATACGACCAACAAATCGGCCGAGCCGAAGGAGAGAAAAACTCGGTCAGCTACAACGAGAACGCTTTCCTCCTCACCTCCAAATCCATGTTGTATCTATTAAGAAACCCGCCAAAG CATTTCGAGGCATTGGTGGAAGAACACTTTCGACAACGCGCCGAACATATACTTAATGCTTGTAAGGCATGTCTTGAAGGAGGTTCTATTGGAGGTGAAAAGAGTGAGCATGAAAACCAGAAGGGAACTTCTGCAGGGTTTAAGATTATGCTTGCTAAACTCTTTCCTAAGCTTGTAGAAGCATTTTCTGGTAAGGGAATTGATTGCTCCAAGTTTGTTGACATGCAGAAGTAA